A stretch of DNA from Streptomyces sp. NBC_00271:
CGGCGGTGCTGACCGTGGCTCGCTCGCTCATCGCGATCGGCGAGTGGATCACGGATGCCCCACAGCACGTGCTGGGTGTCCTCGGCTTCGCCGTCGACCCGCTTACCGGTCTGCGGCCGGTGCCGCACGCCGCAACCGTGCGCCGCCTGCTGCAGCGCGTGGACGGTGACGCGCTGGACGCGGCGATCAGCGCATATCTGCAGGCCAGAACGCTGCCCCCGATCAAGCCTGAGGCGCAGGAGGCGCCAGTGCGACGGGTGATCACGGTCGACGGCAAAGTGGTCCGCGGATCGCGAGGCTCTGACGGGGAGGCGGACCGCGCAAAGCCGCCGGAGTGCTGACCAACTCGTCACGTCAGCGTCACCGGAAGGGTTTCGTACCCGCGCAGCACCAGCCGGTCCCGGCGGGTCGGCCGCGCCTGCCGGTCCGGAGCCAGCCGCGGATAACGCGCCAGCAACCGACGGACGGCCACGGTCGCCTCCAGTCGGGCGAGCCTGGAGCCGAGGCAGAAATGCGCGCCCGCGCCGAAACTCAGCGGCCGGATGTCCGGACGGTCCGGATCGAAGCGGTCCGGGTCGTCGTACCGGCGCGGGTCGCGATTGG
This window harbors:
- a CDS encoding transposase family protein; the protein is MPARTSSPIPSALEQLGSLTDPLTSSDVVDLRCFLILVADPRDARGLRYPALALLCAAVSAVLTVARSLIAIGEWITDAPQHVLGVLGFAVDPLTGLRPVPHAATVRRLLQRVDGDALDAAISAYLQARTLPPIKPEAQEAPVRRVITVDGKVVRGSRGSDGEADRAKPPEC